Proteins encoded together in one Acanthopagrus latus isolate v.2019 chromosome 19, fAcaLat1.1, whole genome shotgun sequence window:
- the cpa6 gene encoding carboxypeptidase A6 isoform X3: MDRIEPEVDLWQPNTASLICKNATVDVHVKRNDTRGLHARLKQQRINYGVFISNLQKEIEKQTGYRSSRKRRSESQYDYEVYHSLEEIQSWMFEMNRTQSHLVDMFSIGKSYEGRPLYVLQIGKRSRHQKKAVWIDCGVHAREWIGPAFCQWFVKEAINSYQYDSVTRRLLNQLNFYIMPVFNVDGYHFSWTTDRFWRKTRSKNHKFHCRGVDANRNWKVKWCEEGASSHPCDDTYCGPFPESEPEVKAVAKFLRKHKKRVKAYISIHAYAQMLLYPYSYKYATIPNFNCVELAAHNAVTALYSAYGVRYRYGPASTTLYVSSGSSIDWAYRNGIPYAFAFELRDTGYFGFLLPESLINPTCTETMRAVKAIASGLLKKCETDRDRFPYI; this comes from the exons atggATAGGATTGAGCCTGAG GTGGACCTCTGGCAGCCCAACACCGCCTCACTAATCTGTAAAAATGCCACGGTGGACGTCCACGTGAAACGCAACGACACGCGGGGTTTACATGCCCGCTTAAAGCAGCAGCGTATTAATTACGG CGTGTTTATCTCCAATCTACAGAAGGAAATTGAAAAGCAGACGGGATATCGCTCGTCTCGCAAGCGGAGGTCAGAGTCTCAGTATGACTACGAGGTTTACCACTCTCTGGAAGAG ATCCAGAGCTGGATGTTTGAGATGAACAGAACTCAGTCCCACCTGGTCGACATGTTCTCCATCGGGAAGTCGTACGAGGGGAGGCCACTTTACGTGCTTCAG ATAGGAAAGAGAAGTCGCCATCAGAAGAAAGCCGTGTGGATCGACTGCGGCGTCCACGCCAGAGAGTGGATAGGACCTGCCTTCTGCCAGTGGTTCGTCAAAGAG GCCATTAACTCATACCAGTACGACTCTGTGACGAGACGACTGCTCAACCAGCTCAACTTCTACATCATGCCCGTCTTCAACGTGGATGGATATCACTTCAGCTGGACCACG GATCGGTTCTGGAGGAAAACGCGGTCCAAAAATCACAAGTTCCACTGCCGGGGAGTGGACGCGAACAGAAACTGGAAAGTGAAATGGTGTG AGGAGGGTGCCTCCTCTCATCCCTGTGATGACACATACTGTGGTCCATTTCCTGAGTCTGAACCTGAAGTCAAGGCTGTCGCCAAGTTCTTGCGCAAGCACAAGAAGCGTGTCAAGGCGTACATATCCATCCACGCCTACGCCCAAATGCTGCTGTACCCCTATTCCTACAAGTATGCCACTATTCCCAACTTCAACTGCGTG GAGTTAGCAGCTCATAATGCAGTGACAGCCCTGTACTCTGCCTATGGAGTGAGGTACAGATATGGACCTGCCTCCACAACTCTGT ACGTCAGCTCAGGCAGCTCCATCGACTGGGCCTACAGAAACGGGATTCCGTATGCGTTCGCATTTGAGTTGAGGGATACAGGATACTTCGGCTTCCTCCTACCCGAATCCCTGATCAACCCGACCTGCACTGAGACTATGAGGGCAGTGAAAGCCATCGCATCAGGCCTGCTGAAGAAGTGCGAGACAGACAGGGACAGATTTCCATATATATGA
- the cpa6 gene encoding carboxypeptidase A6 isoform X2, whose amino-acid sequence MMTSSEQSFTLLGVDLWQPNTASLICKNATVDVHVKRNDTRGLHARLKQQRINYGVFISNLQKEIEKQTGYRSSRKRRSESQYDYEVYHSLEEIQSWMFEMNRTQSHLVDMFSIGKSYEGRPLYVLQIGKRSRHQKKAVWIDCGVHAREWIGPAFCQWFVKEAINSYQYDSVTRRLLNQLNFYIMPVFNVDGYHFSWTTDRFWRKTRSKNHKFHCRGVDANRNWKVKWCEEGASSHPCDDTYCGPFPESEPEVKAVAKFLRKHKKRVKAYISIHAYAQMLLYPYSYKYATIPNFNCVELAAHNAVTALYSAYGVRYRYGPASTTLYVSSGSSIDWAYRNGIPYAFAFELRDTGYFGFLLPESLINPTCTETMRAVKAIASGLLKKCETDRDRFPYI is encoded by the exons GTGGACCTCTGGCAGCCCAACACCGCCTCACTAATCTGTAAAAATGCCACGGTGGACGTCCACGTGAAACGCAACGACACGCGGGGTTTACATGCCCGCTTAAAGCAGCAGCGTATTAATTACGG CGTGTTTATCTCCAATCTACAGAAGGAAATTGAAAAGCAGACGGGATATCGCTCGTCTCGCAAGCGGAGGTCAGAGTCTCAGTATGACTACGAGGTTTACCACTCTCTGGAAGAG ATCCAGAGCTGGATGTTTGAGATGAACAGAACTCAGTCCCACCTGGTCGACATGTTCTCCATCGGGAAGTCGTACGAGGGGAGGCCACTTTACGTGCTTCAG ATAGGAAAGAGAAGTCGCCATCAGAAGAAAGCCGTGTGGATCGACTGCGGCGTCCACGCCAGAGAGTGGATAGGACCTGCCTTCTGCCAGTGGTTCGTCAAAGAG GCCATTAACTCATACCAGTACGACTCTGTGACGAGACGACTGCTCAACCAGCTCAACTTCTACATCATGCCCGTCTTCAACGTGGATGGATATCACTTCAGCTGGACCACG GATCGGTTCTGGAGGAAAACGCGGTCCAAAAATCACAAGTTCCACTGCCGGGGAGTGGACGCGAACAGAAACTGGAAAGTGAAATGGTGTG AGGAGGGTGCCTCCTCTCATCCCTGTGATGACACATACTGTGGTCCATTTCCTGAGTCTGAACCTGAAGTCAAGGCTGTCGCCAAGTTCTTGCGCAAGCACAAGAAGCGTGTCAAGGCGTACATATCCATCCACGCCTACGCCCAAATGCTGCTGTACCCCTATTCCTACAAGTATGCCACTATTCCCAACTTCAACTGCGTG GAGTTAGCAGCTCATAATGCAGTGACAGCCCTGTACTCTGCCTATGGAGTGAGGTACAGATATGGACCTGCCTCCACAACTCTGT ACGTCAGCTCAGGCAGCTCCATCGACTGGGCCTACAGAAACGGGATTCCGTATGCGTTCGCATTTGAGTTGAGGGATACAGGATACTTCGGCTTCCTCCTACCCGAATCCCTGATCAACCCGACCTGCACTGAGACTATGAGGGCAGTGAAAGCCATCGCATCAGGCCTGCTGAAGAAGTGCGAGACAGACAGGGACAGATTTCCATATATATGA